One window from the genome of Flavobacterium agricola encodes:
- a CDS encoding gliding motility lipoprotein GldH, with the protein MMLKNKTFSFIFAVLFVFCFASCDKHFVYDQYQQTNGTWEANNPFVFEYEALDTLTPYNYFINLRVNKDFPYNNLFLIVETELPSQKTLIDTVQYLMAAPDGELLGNGFSDVKESKLWFKEQVPFTEKGLHKIKISQAVRELGKVNGVQELKGITEVGFRIEKIDNND; encoded by the coding sequence ATGATGCTAAAGAATAAAACTTTCTCATTTATTTTTGCGGTATTGTTCGTGTTTTGTTTCGCATCGTGCGATAAACACTTTGTTTACGACCAATACCAACAAACCAACGGAACATGGGAGGCCAACAATCCGTTTGTTTTTGAATACGAAGCTTTAGATACGCTTACGCCGTACAATTATTTTATTAATTTACGTGTAAATAAAGATTTTCCGTACAATAATTTATTTTTAATTGTTGAAACAGAATTACCAAGTCAAAAAACACTTATAGATACGGTTCAATACCTAATGGCAGCGCCAGATGGCGAATTATTAGGCAATGGTTTTTCTGACGTAAAAGAAAGTAAACTTTGGTTTAAAGAGCAGGTTCCTTTTACTGAAAAAGGCTTACATAAAATTAAAATTTCTCAAGCCGTTCGCGAACTTGGCAAGGTTAATGGTGTACAAGAATTAAAAGGAATAACCGAAGTAGGTTTTAGAATTGAAAAAATAGATAATAATGACTAA
- the ricT gene encoding PSP1 domain-containing protein: MACTSCATKSSDGTPRGCKNNGTCGTDSCNKLTVFDWLSNMSTPNGQATFNCVEVRFKNGRKDFYRNHENLSLAIGDIVATEITSGHDIGIVTLTGELVKVQMKKKGVNPDGEVLKIYRKATQKDIDIWQEVRDREEPMKVRARELAINLQLEMKISDIEFQGDGSKATFYYTANDRVDFRQLIKDFAREFSIRIEMKQVGFRQEAARLGGIGSCGRELCCSTWLTDFRSVNTAAARYQQLSLNPQKLAGQCGKLKCCLNYELDTYLDALQDFPPMETKLYTEKGEAVCQKIDIFKHLMWFSYISNSAQWYVLSVDQVNEIIQINKADKVIASIEDYADDNIVAPVDLFENAVGQDAITRFDQPKKKGKPSSRKKRPSEKDAAKPANDRERTDKYRPARSNNKTERGPKPERADKPARTEKPKQPNKQPVVKQEPKAENTAGQTEGQPAAAKPKNNNRRKNFNRTKKENPNSQKPNNDAKE, from the coding sequence ATGGCATGTACTAGTTGTGCTACAAAGAGTTCTGACGGAACTCCGCGTGGCTGTAAAAATAATGGAACTTGTGGAACTGATAGTTGCAACAAGTTAACGGTATTCGATTGGTTATCGAATATGTCAACTCCAAACGGACAAGCAACCTTTAATTGTGTTGAGGTACGTTTTAAAAACGGTAGAAAAGATTTTTACCGCAACCACGAAAATTTATCTTTAGCAATTGGCGATATTGTTGCAACCGAAATAACTTCTGGACACGATATCGGAATTGTAACTTTAACCGGAGAATTGGTTAAAGTACAAATGAAGAAAAAAGGTGTTAATCCTGATGGCGAAGTTTTAAAAATATACCGCAAAGCAACTCAAAAAGATATTGATATTTGGCAAGAAGTTCGCGACCGCGAAGAACCAATGAAGGTGCGTGCCCGTGAACTTGCAATTAACTTGCAGCTGGAAATGAAAATTTCGGATATCGAATTTCAAGGCGACGGATCTAAAGCAACATTTTATTACACCGCAAACGATCGTGTAGATTTTAGACAATTAATTAAAGATTTTGCTCGCGAATTCAGTATTCGTATCGAAATGAAACAAGTTGGATTTCGTCAAGAAGCTGCTCGTTTAGGCGGTATCGGATCTTGTGGTAGAGAATTATGTTGTTCTACGTGGTTAACCGATTTTAGATCGGTAAATACTGCGGCAGCACGTTACCAACAATTGTCGTTAAATCCTCAAAAGTTGGCGGGACAATGTGGTAAATTAAAATGCTGTTTAAATTACGAATTAGATACATACTTGGATGCACTTCAAGATTTTCCGCCAATGGAAACCAAATTGTATACCGAAAAAGGCGAAGCTGTTTGTCAAAAAATAGATATTTTTAAACATTTAATGTGGTTTTCGTACATATCCAATTCGGCACAATGGTACGTTTTATCTGTAGATCAGGTAAATGAAATCATTCAAATAAATAAAGCGGATAAGGTTATTGCATCCATCGAAGATTATGCAGACGATAATATTGTTGCTCCTGTAGATTTGTTTGAAAATGCAGTTGGACAAGATGCAATTACGCGTTTTGATCAGCCTAAAAAGAAAGGAAAACCTTCTTCTCGTAAAAAACGTCCATCTGAAAAAGATGCTGCAAAACCAGCTAACGATCGTGAACGTACGGATAAATACAGACCTGCTCGTTCCAACAATAAAACAGAGCGTGGCCCAAAACCAGAAAGAGCGGATAAACCTGCGCGTACTGAAAAACCAAAGCAGCCCAACAAACAACCTGTTGTAAAGCAAGAGCCAAAAGCTGAAAATACTGCTGGGCAAACTGAAGGACAGCCTGCAGCTGCAAAGCCTAAAAATAATAACAGACGTAAAAACTTTAACCGAACTAAAAAAGAAAATCCTAATTCGCAAAAGCCAAATAATGATGCTAAAGAATAA
- a CDS encoding M13 family metallopeptidase has product MNKKLFVLSAAILAMVSCNSSKKATADAPAQVVEQPAQAKEGRGINLNFMDTSVKPGDDFFRYVNGTWVDNTEIPADRSRWGSFDELRQNTDIDALNILKAAVANGDLDPNSDEAKAVAMYLTFLDFDARNAAGIAPIESQLAQINKIKNVKDVNALIRSSVKTGGLGFYGIYVGPDAKDSNKNVVTIGPGSLGLPDRDYYVAQDSDSKEKREKYVAHVSRMLQFLNIPKAEADKQAKQVLAIETKMAESRLDRVERRDRRNTYNPMTVVELQKLTPSVNWTEYIAATGLTNVDQVVVSMPKYMKSLDQVFKKSSIDEIKAYMRWTLINKSSGVLTTEIDDANFDFYSKTLQGAVAQRPDEERALMVVNGTVGEALGKLYVQEKFPAEAKEKAKDMIAHVMLAFENRINNLPWMTPATRQGAIEKLNKFNVKIGYPDQWKDYSKLTVAKPENGGTYYDNMNNISEWRFTEMINDYGKPVDKTRWGMSPQTVNAYFNPSYNEIVFPAAILQPPFYDYKADEAVNYGGIGAVIGHEISHGFDDSGSRYNSHGNLENWWTENDLKQFTQLGGDLANQYSQLEPLPGIFVDGKFTLGENIGDLGGVNAAYDGLQIFLKENGNPGLIDGFTPEQRFFISWATIWRTKARDEAIKNQVKTDPHSPGMYRAYVPLQNVDVWYEAFDITDTDKLYVAPENRVKIW; this is encoded by the coding sequence ATGAATAAAAAATTATTTGTATTATCAGCGGCAATTTTAGCCATGGTAAGCTGTAATTCTTCTAAAAAAGCTACTGCAGATGCCCCTGCTCAGGTGGTAGAGCAACCGGCGCAAGCTAAAGAAGGACGCGGCATTAACTTAAATTTTATGGATACCAGCGTTAAGCCAGGTGACGATTTTTTTAGATACGTAAACGGAACTTGGGTAGATAATACTGAAATTCCTGCTGATCGTTCGCGTTGGGGAAGTTTTGATGAATTACGCCAAAATACAGATATTGATGCTTTAAATATTTTAAAAGCTGCTGTTGCTAACGGTGATTTAGATCCGAATTCGGACGAAGCAAAAGCGGTAGCTATGTACTTAACATTTTTAGATTTTGATGCACGTAATGCTGCAGGTATTGCTCCAATTGAATCGCAATTGGCTCAAATCAACAAAATTAAAAACGTAAAAGATGTTAATGCATTAATTCGCAGCTCAGTTAAAACAGGTGGATTAGGGTTTTATGGTATTTACGTAGGTCCAGATGCAAAAGATTCTAACAAAAACGTAGTTACAATCGGTCCAGGAAGTTTAGGTTTACCTGATCGTGATTATTACGTGGCACAAGATTCAGATTCGAAAGAAAAACGCGAAAAATATGTTGCACACGTTTCTAGAATGTTACAATTTTTAAACATTCCAAAAGCAGAAGCAGACAAGCAAGCTAAACAAGTTTTAGCGATTGAAACTAAAATGGCTGAATCACGTTTAGACCGTGTAGAACGTCGTGATCGTAGAAATACATATAATCCAATGACGGTGGTTGAATTACAAAAATTAACTCCATCTGTAAATTGGACAGAATATATTGCAGCGACCGGACTAACAAACGTAGATCAGGTGGTTGTTTCTATGCCAAAATACATGAAATCTTTAGATCAGGTTTTCAAAAAATCATCTATCGATGAAATTAAGGCATATATGCGTTGGACATTAATTAACAAATCTTCTGGCGTTTTAACTACTGAAATTGATGATGCAAACTTCGATTTTTATAGCAAAACATTACAAGGTGCTGTAGCGCAACGTCCTGACGAAGAAAGAGCGTTAATGGTTGTTAACGGAACTGTAGGTGAAGCTTTAGGTAAGCTTTACGTACAAGAAAAATTCCCGGCAGAAGCTAAGGAAAAAGCGAAAGATATGATTGCGCACGTTATGTTAGCTTTTGAAAATCGTATCAACAACTTACCTTGGATGACGCCAGCAACACGCCAAGGTGCAATAGAAAAATTAAACAAGTTTAATGTAAAAATTGGTTATCCTGACCAGTGGAAAGATTATTCTAAATTAACTGTTGCAAAACCAGAAAATGGCGGAACATATTATGATAATATGAATAACATTTCTGAATGGAGATTTACAGAAATGATTAACGATTACGGTAAACCGGTTGATAAAACACGTTGGGGCATGTCACCACAAACGGTAAATGCATATTTTAACCCATCGTACAACGAAATTGTTTTCCCTGCAGCTATTTTACAACCTCCGTTTTACGATTATAAAGCAGATGAAGCTGTAAACTACGGTGGAATTGGAGCTGTTATTGGTCACGAAATTTCTCACGGATTTGATGATTCAGGTTCTCGTTACAACTCACATGGTAACTTAGAAAACTGGTGGACAGAAAACGATTTAAAACAATTTACACAATTAGGGGGCGATTTAGCTAATCAATATTCTCAATTAGAACCATTACCAGGTATTTTTGTTGATGGTAAATTTACTTTAGGTGAAAATATTGGAGATTTAGGTGGAGTTAATGCTGCTTACGACGGATTACAAATTTTCTTGAAAGAAAACGGAAATCCTGGTTTAATTGATGGCTTTACGCCAGAACAACGCTTCTTTATTTCTTGGGCTACTATTTGGAGAACAAAAGCAAGAGATGAAGCAATTAAAAACCAAGTTAAAACAGATCCGCACTCTCCAGGTATGTACCGTGCTTATGTTCCGTTACAAAACGTGGACGTTTGGTATGAAGCGTTTGATATTACTGATACAGACAAATTATACGTAGCACCAGAAAACCGAGTGAAAATCTGGTAA
- a CDS encoding SCO family protein, translated as MIELLKRYRLFFLVMFVLSAIILALFYNALSPKKQLPIYTPSMVNPEMVDSTIQHIANKKMHQIADFEFTNQNGELVTNADYDNTIYIADFFFTTCQTICPIMTDNMTWVQQQIADMDDVKILSHSVTPEIDTPEVLKAYALEKGVDDKKWNMVTGKKEDIYYIARKSYLAVKTGDPSELYDMVHTENFVLVDKKKRVRGFYDGTSMDDMHRLIQDIKILKERN; from the coding sequence ATGATCGAGTTACTTAAAAGATACAGGTTGTTTTTTTTAGTGATGTTTGTTTTATCAGCTATTATTTTAGCTTTATTTTACAACGCACTAAGCCCTAAAAAGCAGCTCCCAATTTATACGCCTAGCATGGTTAACCCAGAAATGGTAGATTCTACCATACAGCACATAGCAAATAAAAAAATGCATCAAATTGCTGATTTTGAGTTTACCAACCAAAACGGAGAACTTGTTACCAATGCCGATTATGACAACACTATATATATAGCTGATTTCTTTTTTACCACTTGTCAAACCATTTGTCCGATTATGACCGATAATATGACATGGGTACAACAGCAAATTGCCGATATGGACGATGTTAAAATTTTATCGCACAGTGTAACACCAGAAATTGATACGCCAGAAGTTTTAAAAGCTTATGCCCTTGAAAAAGGAGTGGATGACAAAAAGTGGAATATGGTTACCGGTAAAAAAGAAGATATTTACTATATTGCCAGAAAATCGTACTTAGCAGTTAAAACCGGTGATCCAAGCGAATTATATGATATGGTTCATACCGAAAACTTTGTTTTAGTTGATAAGAAAAAACGGGTTCGCGGTTTTTACGACGGAACAAGCATGGACGATATGCACCGTTTGATACAGGATATAAAAATTTTGAAAGAAAGAAATTAA
- a CDS encoding FeoA family protein encodes MKTLDTLSVNQKGIISDFDDKIIPLKLIEMGCFPGSEVTIIKKSILGCPIYLKINDTYLSIRKELAINISVETK; translated from the coding sequence ATGAAAACGCTTGATACATTATCAGTTAATCAAAAGGGAATCATTTCAGATTTTGATGATAAAATAATTCCATTAAAGTTAATTGAAATGGGATGCTTTCCGGGCAGCGAAGTTACTATTATTAAAAAATCAATTTTAGGATGCCCTATTTACTTAAAAATAAACGACACCTATTTAAGTATTAGAAAAGAATTAGCAATAAACATTTCTGTTGAAACCAAATAA